The Streptomyces sp. R28 region AACAGGTTTCCCGCCGGGGTGATCTTCCCGGTGTACGCGCATGAAGACAGGGCCTCCCGGTAGCTCGGGGATGCGAATCTGACCGAGCAGTGCCGGGAGGCCCTGGTGTCGTTGTTGTACGCGCCCGAACCCGTTCAGTTCAACTCGGCTGCTCCATCGTGTGATTGCCTCGCGCACGTGTACGGCAACGCGGCCGACCATCCCGACCGGGTTCGCCGGTATCCCTCCGACATGACGGACGCGGAGTGGGCGGCCGTGCGGCCGTTGCTGCCCTCTCGGTTGCGTACCGATCTCCGCCACTCCCCTTCCCGGTCCCGGCCGGGCGACGGCCGCAGCTGGCTGCCTACTGTGGGCGCGTGACGACGCCTTCCGATGACACTGCCGGGTCTGAGCCGGTGCCCGTGCGGGTCGTTCTGCCCGCCGACCCCCTGCTGGGGACTGAGCCGCAGGAGGTCGTCGCACGGCTGTGGAAGCGGCGGCAGACGGAGACAGGCTGGTAGGGCTGCCGTCCTACCGAGTTCGTGAGGACGGCGACGTGGAGGCGGCGGAGTCACCGGGTGTAGGTGCGCGCCCCGGAGCATGTGCGGCGGGTCGACGGCGTCGACTACGACCAGGTCGTCACCGAGAAGTTGGAGCGGTCGCCGCAGTCGGTGGTCCGGGATGTCCTCGGGGAGCGCCGGCCTTCGGGGTGGGTGCTGGCGAAGGGTGCGCGGTGAGCGCGGCCCGGATCAGGGTGTCCTGCACGCGCCGGACTGCGATGAGGCACCACCAGGCCCACCGCAGTCCGGGGTCCAGTCCCGCGCCGGGCCTGGTGCGGCGACTACTGCGGGACGGGTGCCTCGCCGGATACGGCGATACCTGCCTGGTGGAAGTCGTCCACGGCTGCGGCTGTCGTGGCCGGGGCGACTCCGACGGAGTAGTCCAGGCGTACCCGTGCGCGGAATCCGGCCTTCACGGCGTCCAGCGCGGTGGCACGCACGCAGTGGTCCGTGGCGATGCCCACCACGTCGACGTCCTCGACCCCGCGGGCGCGCAGCCAGTCCGCGAGGGGGGTTCCTTCTTCGTCGGCTCCTTCGAAGCCGCTCTTGGAGGCGCTGTGGGCGCCTTTGTAGAAGACGGCGTCGACTTTGCCGCCGGTGACGGCGGGGGCGAAGTGGGGGTGGAACTCGCTGCCCTCGCCTCCGGCCACGCAGTGGACGGGGAAGCTGTCCTTGAAGTCCGGGGTCTCGGAGAAGTGACCTCCCGGGTCGATGTGGTGGTCGCGGGTGGCTACGACGTACTGGTAGTCGCGGCCCGCGCTCTGCTCCACCAGGTCGGCGATCTTGGTCGCGATCCGCGCGCCGCCCGGTACGGGGATACTGCCTCCTTCACAGAAGTCGTTCTGCACGTCCACGACGATCAAGCCTCGGCTCACCATGACCACCCTTCATCACGACGGAACAACCCCCCGCGTTCTACCGGCCCTCGCACTTCCCCGGGGGACATAGGCGGCTGAGCTCACCCGCACGGCTGAGGGTCTTCACCGCCGGAGCGATTCGCACCCGCCGAAGGCCAGGCCATGTACGGGGCCGGTGCCCCCCTGCCTGGTGTCATCGCACCGCCGTCTCCGGGCGGCCGGCCAGCGGCCCCGCCGCCCGGATGTGGCGGGCGGAGCAGGTCAGTTAGTGAACTGCCGGACAGTCCCTAACTACCGCATGTCCGACGTGCCGACGCCGTCGATGCCAGTGATGCTGGCGCTAGGGGCGAAGGTGTTGCTCTGACCGCTCATGAACGAGTCACCAAACACCGACACGACTTGATTGACTGATTCATCGCGGTTTTGTCCTCCGCTGTCTCCGAGCCCCAGGACGCTGGAAGCGTTGGCCGTGCCTGTGATCGTCAGTGTGGCCCCGGCGAGGGCGAGGGTGGTAAGTGCACGCTTGGTGGTGTTCATGTGCTGATAACGACCTTGCGCATGTGTAGTGACGACCATCCGACAAGCACTTCAAGCCCACCGGGACGGACCGATCCGTCGTCAGGCCCGTCACGCGACCCGTCGGACACGCCCTAGGAACGGGCCGGTCCGAGGAGCATTTGGTAGTAGCTCGGGTTCTCTTCCCTCGCGGTGTACTCGACGTCCCGGAAGCGGTCCGTCCATAGGTGCCACGCCAGACTCCCCGCCATCCAGCGGGCCATAGCCTCGACGCACCGCTCCAGATACGCCCACTCTTCGTCGCTGCAGTCCAGCTCCTGGCGAGCTGAAAGCAGTTCCTCTCGGGCCAGCTGAAAGTCCAGGTTCCGCCGATCAACCATCGCTGCGGCCTCCTACGCCGCTTCGGGCCAGGTAAGGGACCCGGCATGACGGAGAATGGCCACCACGTTGTTCACATCTCCCCGGGCGTAATCCTTGTTGAGGGAGAAGATGTCGTTGGTCCAACACGTGATGTCGTTGGCCGCCACGCGGAGGTTCTGGCACAGGTCGCTGGTGACGATGCGCTCGGGAAGACTGCCGCCCTGAGCCACTTCGATCAGGTCCCAGCAGATATACACAGCGCCCACGATCCGCCGGAAGGGGAGGTACTCCTCGAACGGCGGGGGCTCGCAGAACCGGCGATTGGCGATGTCACGGTTGTAGATCGCGACGTACTCGCACAAGTGGTCAGTGAAGCGCTTCCGCCATCCCTCGGACATTCGCGGGGCGGTGCGGGACCATATGGCGGCCAGCGTGCGGGTCACCACGGTCGTACGGCGTGGTCGGGCCGCTGACATCCCCGTTGCGCCCCCTCGACCATGCCCTGGCTGGAGTTGAGGATGAGGGAGGTGCGGGATGGGCGCCGCGGACGCAGCCGGAGATCAGGGCGCGCTCTGCCGGTTGCGCGTCGGTGGGGCCGCCGTGCCCGGCCGCCGTCAGCGCGGCGGCGTCAGGCGGGCAACGTCGGCAGGTGAGAGATCGGGGCGGGCACGGTGTAGGCGAGCGGGGTGGCGCCACCGTCCGGAGGCGTCACGGGCGACGTCGACGCGGACTTCCACCACCAGCTCGGGTTCCACCAGCGTGACGTTCAACGTCTCCCGGCTGCCCCACCCGGCGGAGAACGACCAGCCTGTCCAGGGATCACCGTGGCAGACTGGTGGGAGCGGCGAGTGTGCCAGTGACCGCGCCGATAATCGCGTCGGTGGTCTCGCGCACCTTGTACTTCCGCCACCCGCGCACCGAAGGCTCGTACACGCTGTCCAGCCGCTTGAAAAGCACGCCCTCCATCCCGACCGACGTCCACGTCAGCCACTCGCGCACAGTGTCTGGGTCGGTGGTCGACGGGCACAGTGCCCATGGGGCGGACAGCCGACGGGCGGCGAACACGGATTCAAGCGCGGTCCTGCGCCGGCGATACGGCCAGCTGGTCGTGTCGGTCCCGGACAGCCGCAGCAGATCGAACGCGGAAGCGCGCGGGTTCCCGGAATCCTGAACGTTGGGTAAGCCGGAACCTGCGCGCCAGCTGATGGCTGCGGCGATCCCACGCGCGGGTTCCGGCTTAGACATCATCTCATTTGGTGACTCTGCGGTAGCAGATGAGGGTGCAGGCGATACTGGTGAAAGCCAGGAAGTGCTCGGCTCTGCGCTCGTAGCGGCGGTGCAGTCGGCGGCATCCGGCGAGCCAGGACATCGTGCGCTCTACGGTCCAGCGGTGCAGGCCAAGGCGGGTCGAGGACTCGATGCCCTTGCGGGCGATGCGGTGCCGGATGCCGCGCCCGCGTAACCATCGCCGCAGGTAGTCGTAGTCGTATCCCTTGTCGGCGTGGAGCTTTGCCGGCCTGCGCCGCCGGCATCCGCGACGAGAGCGAACCGGCGGTATGCCCTTCACCAGCGGGATCAGTGCCTGGCTGTCGTGGAGATTCGCCCCCGAGATTCCGACGGACAGGGGCAGACCGGTCCGCTCGGTGACCAGGTGGATCTTCGACCCGTATTTGCCCCGGTCTACAGGATTCGGGCCTGTCAGATCCCCCTTTTCAGGGCCCGCATGTTCACCGAGTCGATCGCGCAGCGGGACCAGTCCAACTCGCCGCGGGAGCCGAGCTCGTCAAGGACCAAGCGGTGGAGCTTGGCCCACACCCTGGCCTTCGACCACTCGGCAAAGCGCCGGTGAGCGGTCGCCCCCGACGCCCGAACGACGCGGACGGCAGCTGTTGCCACGTGCAGCCCGACATGGCCACGAACACGATCGCGGCCAATACCTCCCGGTCACCGTGTCGACGCCGACCGCCACCCTGAGGCCGCGACGGAGCCTCCGGAACCACTCGCTGGAACAGCTCCCACAACTCATCCGGCACCAGCCGCTCAACGATCGAGACCACGACCGACAGCCTACCGATCCAAATGAGATGACTTCTTAGTGGTCTGTTCCGGAAGTCCTTCAGGGGTTGACTTCGGAGTCGGGGCCGTGTGTGGCTGCGCCAGATGTCGGGGGTGGCGAGGTGGAGGTGGAGGTGGCAGGCGCAGTCGAGGGCGTCTTCGCAGCGGTCGCTGCTCCGCGCCTTTGGCGCCCCCGGAGAAGCTCCAGGACCTCACTCCGCAGGAACGGCAGGTCACCGCCCTGGCGGCCGAAAGCAAGTCCAACCCGGAGATCGCCAAGAAACTGACCCTCAGCGTGCTGAGCATCCGTACACGCATTCACCGCGCCACGACCAAGCTGAACGACCGCGGCCGCGCCCAACTCGTCGTCATCGCCTGTCAGACCGGCCTCGTCCAACCCGCGCCACGGGTCAGGTGAGCACCGACGGTGCCTCCCCGGATTCCCCCGTGTCGGCGTCGTCCGGCAAACGGGTCAGACGGACGGCCATGTACGGGTGACCCGGCAGCTCCACGCGCGCGCTGGAGTCCGCCGTCACGCCGACACGGTCGATCGTCATGGCCCACGTGTCGATCACGTCGATCGCGTAGCGCCCGTTGGCGGGCACGCTGATGTCCCGGAACCGTGGGCGGTTGAAGCCGAAGTAGATGAGTTCGCACGCGTCCTGGACCCCGCCGCGGGGGGCATCCCAGTCGGAGGGCAGGGGGTCGAAGACGCTGGTGGGGGACTCGCGGATGATGCGGTGCAGGAACGCGATGCGTTCAGGGCTGGTCCCGGCCAACTCGCCGCCCTTGGACCACCACAGTTCCTCGGCGTCGTTGAGGTAGGTCTCGCCGTGCTGGACGTACCCGCCACGCACTGCGCCCTCCCAGCAGCGCCGCACAAGTTCCTCACCCGTGAGGTTCCCCCAGCCCTGGTCGATGTCGCCTTCGTACCCGCACTCGTCGATCACGATGGGCTTGCCCCACTGTTCCCGCCAGGTGTCGGTGTTCTCCGCGGTGCGGTAGACGTCGACGCGCTGGATGCTGCAGTGGGTGATCCACGGCTTCGCGTAGTCGTAGAACGGGCCGCAGTTGTGGATGGAGGTCAGGTGACCGAGCGGGTCCTCTTCGGCCACGATGCCGGCCAGACGCTCCCAGTCGGCCTCGCTCTTGGCCTCCACCAGGTCGTACTCGTTGGCCATCGACCACCACACGTTCGACAGCGCCGACAGCCGCCGGACGGCGTACCGCGTCAGCCGGTCGTCGGCGTCGCGTCCGAGCTGGGCGAAGCCCCACCGGTCGTAGGGGTGGAAGAGGACGACGTCCGCCTCGATCCCCAGCTCCCGCAGCGCGCGCACCTCCTCCTCGAAGCGGCGGAAGAACCGGGGGTCGAAGCGGGTGGTGTCCCAGCCGGCCGCCACAGAGCCGGGGAACGGGTACAGCTCGGGCTCGTCGGTGTTGTAGGCATACGCCTTGGGCAGCAGGCACATCCGCACCTTGGTGAAGCCGCTTGCCGCCAGCGTGCGCCGGGTTGCGGCCCGCAGGCGTTCGACCTGGTGCGTCCAGGCGTACGCGGTGGTTCCGATCGGCAGGTACCGGGTGCCGTCGGCGTACGCGAAGTGATGGCGCTCGGCCACCCGCACCGGACCGTGGAGGCCCGGAGCGGCCGGCCCGGTCAGGAAGTCGCCGGAGAGGCCGTCAAGCGAGCGTGCGGTGGACGATGTGACGAAAGTCCAGGATCCCTCGATGTCGGGCATGAATCGGATCCGGTACGTTCCGTCTCCGTCGTAGAAGCCGCCGACGCGCAGCTCGCGCTGCCCGTCGCTGAATGTTGCGCCGAGTTCGACATCGGTGAACGGGTTGCCGTGTGACGGTCCGTCGAGCTCGATCTCGAACACGTCCCATCGAGCGCAGTGCTCGTCGTGACGTATGCGGGCAGTAGTCTCGACATGGTGATCCATAAAACCCACGATAGTGGTCTGCGTCGTAAGTCCTTCGGGGGTTGATCACGTTTCCGGGGCGGTGGAGGATTCTTCTGGGTGATCGGCGGTGTACGCCCGACCCCACGCCCACAGAGGCTCCAGGCTGAATGATGGATCGTCGGGCCCGGTGCCGATACCTCGCCTCCTAGCCGGGTACGGGTGGTGGATCGTCACCGGGTTGCGGGACTAACTGGGGGGGTACCGCAGGGCGCGGTCCCGACGCGGATAGACCGCGCCTCACCCGCCATACCTGGGAGTTCAACGTGAACGGTCTCGACGCCCGCACCGCCGTGCTGCTGCTGGCGGGCGCCAGCAACACGTACGCCGTCGCCCCACTCCACAACCTGCTGCGGTGCCCCTGTCCAACAACCGATCGGTTGTTGGACAACGGCGCCCGAACGCCGACACGCCGGGCGGCAACCCGCTTCAGGTGTCCAACAAGGGTGTTCAACAATAGAGGGCGTCCAGGAACGCCCTGCAGCCCTTTTCTGTACGGTGCCGTGCATGACGACTACCGCTGAGTGGGCGGACGCTGACAGCCCGCTGGAATCCTTCCCTGCGACCTTCTCCGGGGCCCGGGTCGGGTACGGACGCGTCTCCACCAAGGGACAGTTGCTCGACCGCCAGATTACGGTGCAGGAGGCGGCCGGCTGCGTGCGAGTCTTCACCGACAAGAAGTCGGGCAAGAACGCGGAGCGCGAGGAACTGTGGAAGTGCCTCGACTACCTCCGCCCCGGGGACACCCTCGTGGTGCCCTCCCTCGACCGGTTGGGTCGTTCGATTCAGGATCTCATCTCCATCGTCTCCGGCCTGCGGAAGCGCGGGATCGACTTCCAGTCTCTGCACGAGTCGCTGGACACCACGACCCCGGGCGGCCGCCTGGTGTTCCACGTGTTCGCCGCGCTCACGGAGTTCATCCGGGAACTGATCGTGCAGGGCACTCACGAGGGGCTGGCGGCGGCGCGGGCCCGCGGGGAACGCATCGGCCGGCCGCCCGCGATGACGGAGGAACAGGTGCGGCACGCTCGCGCCCTGCTGACGGACCCGGAGAACACGATCACGTCGATCGCGAAACTGCTCGGGGTCTCCCGTACGACCCTGTACAAGTACGTGCCCGAACCGAGGGTTGGCCGCGACGCACTCGTGTCCGGCGACCGGGGTCCGGCCCTACCTGGACCCCTGTGACCATGTGGCACGTCCCTCCGGCCCCTCCCCGGTTATCGGATCAGGGAGCGCAACACGGGGACGCTGACGCCCCCGCCGGTCAGTCCGGCGAGGATGGCTCCGGCCAGTGGGCTGCCGCTGAGGAAGGTGAGACCT contains the following coding sequences:
- a CDS encoding isochorismatase family protein, yielding MSRGLIVVDVQNDFCEGGSIPVPGGARIATKIADLVEQSAGRDYQYVVATRDHHIDPGGHFSETPDFKDSFPVHCVAGGEGSEFHPHFAPAVTGGKVDAVFYKGAHSASKSGFEGADEEGTPLADWLRARGVEDVDVVGIATDHCVRATALDAVKAGFRARVRLDYSVGVAPATTAAAVDDFHQAGIAVSGEAPVPQ
- a CDS encoding terpene synthase family protein: MSAARPRRTTVVTRTLAAIWSRTAPRMSEGWRKRFTDHLCEYVAIYNRDIANRRFCEPPPFEEYLPFRRIVGAVYICWDLIEVAQGGSLPERIVTSDLCQNLRVAANDITCWTNDIFSLNKDYARGDVNNVVAILRHAGSLTWPEAA
- a CDS encoding DUF5605 domain-containing protein; translation: MDHHVETTARIRHDEHCARWDVFEIELDGPSHGNPFTDVELGATFSDGQRELRVGGFYDGDGTYRIRFMPDIEGSWTFVTSSTARSLDGLSGDFLTGPAAPGLHGPVRVAERHHFAYADGTRYLPIGTTAYAWTHQVERLRAATRRTLAASGFTKVRMCLLPKAYAYNTDEPELYPFPGSVAAGWDTTRFDPRFFRRFEEEVRALRELGIEADVVLFHPYDRWGFAQLGRDADDRLTRYAVRRLSALSNVWWSMANEYDLVEAKSEADWERLAGIVAEEDPLGHLTSIHNCGPFYDYAKPWITHCSIQRVDVYRTAENTDTWREQWGKPIVIDECGYEGDIDQGWGNLTGEELVRRCWEGAVRGGYVQHGETYLNDAEELWWSKGGELAGTSPERIAFLHRIIRESPTSVFDPLPSDWDAPRGGVQDACELIYFGFNRPRFRDISVPANGRYAIDVIDTWAMTIDRVGVTADSSARVELPGHPYMAVRLTRLPDDADTGESGEAPSVLT
- a CDS encoding recombinase family protein, with amino-acid sequence MTTTAEWADADSPLESFPATFSGARVGYGRVSTKGQLLDRQITVQEAAGCVRVFTDKKSGKNAEREELWKCLDYLRPGDTLVVPSLDRLGRSIQDLISIVSGLRKRGIDFQSLHESLDTTTPGGRLVFHVFAALTEFIRELIVQGTHEGLAAARARGERIGRPPAMTEEQVRHARALLTDPENTITSIAKLLGVSRTTLYKYVPEPRVGRDALVSGDRGPALPGPL